Within the Gossypium raimondii isolate GPD5lz chromosome 12, ASM2569854v1, whole genome shotgun sequence genome, the region gatgaagatgtttcagcagtcgcaaccgccgccgtcttagactatcgtgtaaatatacttcaaattttactttgaattatcattttaacttttaacatttttgtacgaataatacgaattttataatatttattgatatttattatattatttgtttaatatatagatttattacttttaatttggtttagatatgattttTTCGATTTGTTTTTTTGGGAGggtgaaaatatataaaatttattttacaaatcgccaaatttagtggcgtttttaaaaaaacgccactaaaggtgttagtctttagcggcgttttttggtataagcgccgctatagactAGGGTCTTTATGGCGTTTTGGTAAAAGCGCTATAGATCgtggtctttagtggcgtttgtgaccAAGCGCGCTATAGATCAGGTCTATTatggcgtttgtgggaaaagcgccgctaaagaccctgatctatagcggcgtttcggtcacaaacgccactaaagaccctgatctatagcggcacttttaccaaaaacgccgctaaagaccctagtctatagcggcgcttataccaaaaacgccgctaaaggtattactctttagcggcgcttctactAAAGCGCCGGTAAAGCTCTTACTCTTCAGCGGTGTTTGTgatataagcgccgctaaaagtttCTGCGGCGCTTTttcctattttggtgtagtatTATTAAAAACAGACTATTCGAGGAACTATCAAATAGAATTAAACCATTACAGAAAAACGGATAACAAATTGGGACTGACTGAAAACTTTCACATAATGAAACTTAAAGATGTGCACATACAATTATACCTAAGGCAACAAATGCCACTAACGCAACTCAAACCTAAATCACACCTAAGACAATGAATACCCTTATCCATCTAGCCATCATATAGGTTTCAACATCTTTATCAAATTTAGTTCTAGATTTTGGTAGAAtgtttattttctctattaaaaaaaggtttaaatGTTAGTCAGTTTGGTTAAAACAAAAATCTTTTTGCTCCATAATTCACCGTAGGAAACAAAAGGAGTggtaatattttattaccttaaAACACCATTAGTTTAtccaaaatagaaaagattatGTTCTCATATTCTTATCCAGGCATATATTACTAAGTCAAAGTTAGGAACTATTCTACTAATCCTCCCATAAAGATAGCAACAAAActacaataaaaaacaaatatcaaaactatatattaattttaatcgaATATGcaatattatacataaactttgatttggtgtaattttatatataaaatttttaattttcataaatcactAACAACATTACTGAATTAACACAAATTTATGTTGATATATTACATACACAAACAACTATATTaatctaatatgaaaataaatgtatgtatttatttctttaaatatacaattgaatcaaaataaaagttcacgtatcaaattacatattcgaccaaaattaatgtataaatatgaaatttatccaaaaaaacCCTATAAATACATAGGAAGAAAAAGTATATTTTCAGTTTCGTTTCCATTGGGGAGTTTACCCGTAAAAGTTCTAGTAGGATTCCACAATTAATTATCTTCATAAATTTCGGCATtccatttattttgaaatgctTAATTTGtttcactatatatatataagggaAATGATATTTTGTTCGGGTTAGTAATGGAAGATCAAGTGGCTGGAAATGAAGATTATGGTGATAAATTGCCAGTCGGGTTTAGGTTTTTGCCGACAGACGTTGAGTTCGTGACTCATTATTTGATAAACAAAGTGATTTATAACCCTTTttcatctttcatttttcaagaaatcaacgCCACTGAGCTTTATACCAAATCTCCCAAGAATTCAGGTAGTTCTTTTCTTTGTATTCTGATTTCATTTCTCTGCGTCTAAACAAGAAATCACATTTGTTTTTTCTGTTTTAGATGAACCAAATGATGAGATCAAAACCTGGACGTGTGGCCGGGCAATGCATCATCGGTGGGAAATTCTTATGCctaaatgaattaatgaaagaaGAGATGTAATATACTTTTGTCAAAGAAAATGTTATAATATTGTGTAGTGAGAAAAGTATTACTTAGCGGAAgtcaacaaaaacaaatttaggtagggtttcactattttaataacctatatttttataatttttaaaaaattatttttttatttttagtggttaaggtgtaattttatctttattaatttaaaattttaaaattttaaaaaacataaataaataaataaataattcattttacggGACCGGGCCCTGCTAGCTTCCACACTACGTCTACGCCCAAATATATTAAAGCAAATATGAacataaataatgtatatatatatatatgtagctgagcaaataatgtatatatttatcaatgcttttattttttacatttataattcatttcattattatttttttccctttggcAGTCCAATTCTGTAATGGAGAAAGAGAGTGGTTCTTTTTCATTTACATGGATATGAACATTGATAATATGCATAACAAAGCAATTGAAAAAGGTGGAGATGAATTAGGTTTTTGGCAATCAATGGGTGATAGGAAATGTGTGAAGGACACCAATGGAAATACATTAGCCACCAAGattacttttctttatttttcgggATCTCCTTCCCATAGAAAGAAAACACATTGGAGAATCGATGAATTTCGACTACCCATTCAATTCTACACTCTACATAATTCTAAGGtaccattatttttatttaagataattaaatatatatatatatatatatattcatgtatttatcaataaatttattactacCCATCCAATTATCGCTCTACATAATCCTAAGGTACCATTATTTATATCTAagattaatcaaatatatatattcatgtatttGGATCATGTTTTGTAATGCAAAgtgttataattatgtttagaggtaatttatatgtttaatttactttaataatttatacttagtgttttattgagttggtgttgCGGTTAATCGGATATcaactcaattataaaattattaaaatattctttcatatacattaagttatatttttataagtatatttttatttttatataataaatcaataaaattttattataatgatatttgaactcAAAACGCGATATTtgataaacaattaattttaccatttaattaaGGTATcgattaattttatataaattttataaatatatttgttattttacaaacatttattttcaaaCGTTTTGAGCCCTCGAATGTCTATTTTAcccaattaatcatttttacaataatataataTCTAGGGATTTAAATGATTATCTAGTTTTAAGGTTTCTTATATTGTTTcctaactaaaattaattatatgccccatgtattattatttttataaatattatttttctcattgtttgatatatatatatatatatatatatatataataacttcACATTAAAGTAAAACgtatttctctttatttatttttcagaaaatagaaGGAAATAACTTCACAAAGGTTTGTAATTCTTCTTTTTAACAGGAGAAGTGGGCTGCTGGGAGACTTACACGAGGCAGAGACTACACTAGTTTTTAAAAGCTCGTATTCgggtttagatttttttagaattaaatccTTTTGGATTCGGGTTTTTTTGGTTGGATCTATtacagatttaaaattttttgagttaggGTTCTTTCGGATTTAAATTCGAGCacagattttttaaatttgggttcGGATCAAACGAGACAAACTTTGAtggattcaaataattttaagttttacaagttataaatattttaatttcgaatgtaataattaattttacttttatgtgATGAcaatataaatcaaatttgccttttaaaatgattaaagtgCTTATTGtatatgatataatatgaattaacaaaaatatattttatttttattattatattgacaattgaattctttttatttttattattaaacttataaacTTAATACTcgtattctaaaatatttattcaaagctcaaatcttattaatatacttattattacctaaacacaaaataaattaattatagcacaaaatttcaagtaaaataactaaaacttaaacccaaaactcaaatataatttataaaagttaaagcccaattcaaaatctaatttaataaaaataatattttattaatatatataatttgtaataatattttatgttttgctagttctaattataaaaaatgtactTTAATATACTAAATTACACATAACTATTGAGGCTATATCTTTtataataatctataatataataatagttatatatagagattaatacttataaaatatattattttattatataatactatatcaCATACTATTATAGTAGAGtagtacataatatattaattattataatatattattgttcattattatattggttgaaatatgttttaagtccctatatttttcttACATTTGAACGTTAGCCTTTctactatattatataaatagtatataatatattaatagtttatatgtatacatCAATGATTTAttcattataatatcatgtaataCTATATCTTATATAATCTAGATTgtttttttatccatttatgTTAACTGCATTAACGAGAGAGTGACATGATAATTAAAAAtcagtataataacaaatttatctctcaacatttacatattatatcgatttagtcttaattttaaaaattaacccttaaaatTTCGAATGGTCTCGTTATTAtactaattctaaaaattcaaagaaatatataaaatacataaatatttttaaaaactaaaattaaaaattatataaaagtaaaaaaatgattattgacaagaaataataatatataaaattgaaaaatatataaaaacacatgaatattttttaaaatataataataaatttagattttatattaatattaatattaaataaataaataaaaaccctccGCCTCCGCCTCCCCCTCTCCCTCCCCCAACCACCGTCATCAGATAGTGTACCCAATTAAGCTATTTGAATTATGATGAATATCCAATTGAGTctcttaaattcatttttctgttAAAGTCCCTGATAAGTACTGAAATGACAAGTTGAAGGGTTCAATTTAGTGCATTTGGTGACGAgtggtttaattgattttttttttaaaattattttcagagATCTCATTTGGCATTTTagtatccttttatttttctttatttcttaacCATTATGAAATGATGGCcaaattattgttttgatatttctattaagcttatttagtctttatattttaacttgACATGATTTGGCTCTCTACTTTTGAATGacattagttagtctaaattagtaatatttttagttgttCCTGTTGAAATGTTGACGTGAGTTTTTTAAAAGCATCTTTCCAACAAAAAAATATCTATCTCGacatgataaattaaaatggatatttttaaaagaaattagacCTCaacaatttaattgaaataattaaaggtGGCAATTACTTGGACTAAACTAATGACactataaaaatacaataactAGATTAATCATGTTTTGACTTAAAAATCTATGCTTAGCACAATTTTTGTCATTTGATATAATAAAGAGTTTGATAATatctctaaaaataatttaacgaaacataaaagaataaattcttaaaagtaaaaatatgagactaaattttaaataaagagagatatattcttttaaaaagtaACCCAAAACAAAACGGTGCCAACCATACTATATTCTCTTTAATTAAGAGattgtgatttaaaaaatttgagttgattACATAAGGAAGGAGGAAGACATTCAAAACCCGACGTGCCTAATaccaaaaataaacattattgTGCCCATCAGGGCGATTACTTATAAGTACTAACAAAGTAATATAATACAAATTTGTTTAATGAGTATTATGAAAGATTGTTATGGTAGTTCAAATGTTTTGTTCACCTATAGGTCCATGAATAGTTAAAATGGTCCGAcatttatagttaaataataattagtgCGAGTCTAGACACAATGATTAAAATGTTtgttacaattcaattcatggAGACAATGacaataaacattaatttaaagcCAGAGTTAAATCTGGTCAATGAagcctttaaaatttttgaaagaagaCCCACCTTCAGCCACACTTTTTCTAGCAACTCCCTTGAGTTGAAATGAATTTGCTTTGATTTCATCAGAAGAGAGCAGTGTATTGATCTTGGAACTCAGTTCATTCCTTGTAATAATcccattttcatctttttccaaTCCAAGACCAATCTTCCAAACATCACAGATATAGGTTCGGTTATGGAACTGATCCGCAAAGTATGGCCAGCAAAGAAAAGGAACCCCAATTGTTAGACCTTCCATGGTGGAATTCCAACCGCAGTGGCTCAGGAAACAAGACACACTAGGGTGAGCCAACACCTTTTCCTGAGGCGCCCACTGCACCAATTTGGCACGATCCGCCACTCTCTCCATGAAACCTTTAGGGAATTCCGCTGTTGAACCGTCAGTCATGTTGGACCTCACCACCCATAAAAATGGGAGAGCAGTGAGTTCAAGGCCGAGTGCGAGTTCACCCACTTGGTTTGGACTCAACATGGTTGTGCTTCCCAATGCTACGTAAATGACGGAGCCTGGGGTTTGTTTATCGAGCCAGGTTAAGCAAGTAGAGTCTTCAGGCCATAAATTTCCAGCAAAGGTTTCGAAATGATTGGTTGTTGAAAAAGGGCCAATGGGTAAGGCTTTGGGGATCAATTTCATGGCAGATGGATCGAGCTCATGAAATGAGTTGCAAAGAATCTGTTCtgcaaatttgaaagttttggcAGCGGTTGAAACATATGCAAATAGAAGTTTCTGCATCACTGGGTCGTCACTGCAACTCCATGACAGCTCACTGCGACTCCATGATGGGATATCTTCTGAAAGTGTGATCGGTTCATCTGTTTTCAGTGTTCCTACAATAAAGGACAGGTTCAGTCTATCAATCAATGTCTAAATATATGAACTGTCACAGATAGTCAAACTCTTACCATCACTATCTAAAATTCCAGCTTCAACAAGCTTTGGAACATGCAGTGCCAGTGCCATAGATGCCGGTCCAGAGAGAAGCACCGCCGCTCGTTTGATTCCCATTTTCTCCGCCACTTCAAGCGCCCATCCGGCCGCCGTATCAGCCAAAACACAACTGATTTTCTCATCACCGTTACTCCTACTATTAATATTCTCGATCAACTTCATGAAATGACCAGGCATAACTCTCTGCATACTTTCCGTCATCTTAACGTAATCCCGTCGATCATCGTCAGCTTCCAATCCATCAGGGATCGAAACTAAGCTTATCGGCGGCCTCTGGTCTTCTTCCAAAGCTTTCGCCGGTAAGGAAGCCATCACTTTTTCGTGAATGAATTCGGTGTTAACTAACGTCACTTTCACTCCATGAGCGGCGATTTGGAGTGATAACTTCATGAGAGGAGCTAAATGGCCTTGTGCTGCGTGGGGTATCACTATTACATGTCCTCGCCTGACCGCCATTGAAAGTAATACCAGACCTCACTGCTTTCACTGCTATGCTTTGAGTCGATCTTTTTCAAACTATCAACTTTATTCTCGGCAAGTTTATTATCAACTTGTCCATAAAGTATTATGTACGAACTCATGGTGCTGATAACGCCGGATCGGCCAGTTTATTACCAATTTGCCCATAAGCTGTGTACGAACTCAATATAGATATCAATATGATACACCAACATGACATcgatatgttaaattttatatgatgtaaaatttaactttatagttatatatttcaatataaaatacaaaagtagTAAACTTACCATTGCTACAAGAACCgtcaaattttctattttaactttttttatattaaaaatattattttagcatcaaataaatattaataaatttgcaattagtaaaagtatatatatatatatatatatatatttgaaagttaGTAAAACTATGGgagaatatttgataaattgtcGGTCTATAAGTTTCATGCACCATTGGTGAATAATAACATGATAGTTCATCATTAAGTAAATCATATAACGTTGAAAGAgttataaacaaatattaataattttatttaaacataaataaatactaaagcATTAGACTCTAAACCCTTAATCCCATGATTCTAAATCCAAGagttattgatatttatttataatatctatgtttaatgtttaattatgtttacataaaattattagtatttatttacaaattttctataatattttaatttaattaagatttttgtCATATTATTATTCATTGATGGTGCATGAAAGTTATACACCGATTTAACGatgcatcaaatattatttaagtaaaaatatatatttaactaattaaaatacaaataattttcttaccaATTTATTACCTGATTTTTACAAGTTATTCCGTAATTAATTATATAGTATACCGAATCCAACAACCTACCAATTTTATATTCAACCCATTAATCTAATCTAATTCTTAAAACATTGTTCTTCGTATTCTCTCAAATAGGGAGCCTCCTAAAGAAAAGTAAGTATAGTGGGCGTTTAAAAGTTGTGGGCACTAAGCAGCGATTTGCTGCAAGTGGTGTtagtatatttgttttataattattaagtgaGTAGTGTTGGGTTAACCTAGCCCACCCAGAATATTGTGGTCCTGATGTTTTATACACCTGGTATCCTCGTGCTTATATTGTGGTCCTGTTGTCgttttttcaaattgtttttgTAATGATCCtgtatattttgatttaaattgaatgaatattatctaatccataaaaaaaatatcattaaagcTTTTGTACTAacagttaaattatattttgcttcatttaaaaaaatgagtttaaattaaaaaataaattgtattactAACAAATTGCCAAATTGTTgctaaaaaaccaaaaatatagGCCTGGTAATTCTATATCGACGGTCAAAAAGGCTATTCCAAGGAAAAGATAACCGTTGATAGACTCGATATCAATATAGATTTTTTTGACGAAAAACGTGATTATCGAAATAGGTATAAAAATTTATACCAACAGTTTAAGTGTCGCTGAAGTAGCAAACTTTCCCACTGTAGCTGCCTTCGAGATTACGCATGGatttaaataaagtattttcttttttagacttttttttttaattttaagcaaTTTGTCGTCTAACTACAAatgaattttgataattatttatttaagtttattgtGAATGTgtatttctttagtaattatatatattttaataatttcaaaaataatgatataaaaatatttttaaaataaattttagatttaaaataaatttgatttttattacttaagtaataaatcattttaaaataaacttaatttttattccaaattttaaaagataataatgaCTATAAAGGGCAAAACACCAATAAAAgctccttttttaaaaaatttatcgaaatgggtctgatattttattatttatcggaatgggtCATTTTCCTCGAAAActcgtccacgtcagcgcgatgtcaagGGACGTGGCAGAAAAACGCATCCTCAAGGGCGCGCTTTGTCCACATGGACAAAAAGCGCGCACGTGGACGcgttttgttgccacgtcagcgAGTCCCAGGGGATGCGTTTTCCCCGCGCGTGAATAATGCCAACGgtcatttttttttactgttgcCCCCctcaacggtaaaaaaaaaactataaaaacccccaccccttcatttttttcacaaattaattattttctcaattattttctcaatttcctctcaatttccttccaaatctctctcaaacccatatttaatctcaatttgctctcagtttcctcttaaatttctcttaaatccctatttttaattattttttaaaaaaattaatttttttaattttttttaaatcgtaaaaatttgtacgaatttagcaatggctggagaattgattcgtcttgataacaAGCACATATCCATCGAACAAATGagaatggtaagtgttaaatttattttttaaatattatttaagattttttatttatgcatttttaaataattattaatttattatttgttataaaagtctgtagatctgATATTGGAATGCTATttccggaatatgcatggttctccatcaccgttggtagataATTACCTGCGGGAAgtgggtttttggcacgtggcgacggtaggccggggatgcaagttggacccgaagcTTATCAGTGCGTTGgttgagaggtggagacccgagatgcacacattccatcttccatgtggagagtgcactatcactttggaagatgtcaatctgcaattgggattcTTTGGTGGGCAGTACCGATCCTGGGTGTGTTCAATCTGGCAATTGGGGAGCGGTGTGCTATGAGCTTTTGGGCGTTATTCCGGAGAAAATTAACGGGAGGtcagatcgagatgggctggttatgAGACACATTCCTGGATCCGGATAATGATTCAACCGAAGTAGAAAGAATCCGCTATGCTCGGGCATatattcttcaaataattggaggttatttGATGTCAGACTTGTCACGGAACCTCgaacatctaagatggctgctgaaactcgttgattttagagcagctggtgaattgagttgggggtttgccgtgttggcaacattatatcgggagatgtgcggggcgacgcgaccgagtaAAGTGAAAAACGGAGGTTGCATGTCACTACTACAGTCATGGGCAcagtttcgctttccatttttacgtcctcgagtggaccacccatatacattcctactcataacgaggtaaattttatattagattttacaattattatgtagatttttaaaaataatagtatgctaaaaagtttatttaattaggtggaaccatctagcaagttatgctcgattacttacctctcttgaagatatacggcttctattggaccaacggtcgaaagcacaagtaagtattaaataaaatagatatttctaTAATGAGATAGTCGATTGGCatttagtatttagtacataactaatatttccatcatggtcatatagtttgaatggacaccatacgaggattcgacaattcgggcagtaat harbors:
- the LOC105764698 gene encoding UDP-glycosyltransferase 83A1 — translated: MAVRRGHVIVIPHAAQGHLAPLMKLSLQIAAHGVKVTLVNTEFIHEKVMASLPAKALEEDQRPPISLVSIPDGLEADDDRRDYVKMTESMQRVMPGHFMKLIENINSRSNGDEKISCVLADTAAGWALEVAEKMGIKRAAVLLSGPASMALALHVPKLVEAGILDSDGTLKTDEPITLSEDIPSWSRSELSWSCSDDPVMQKLLFAYVSTAAKTFKFAEQILCNSFHELDPSAMKLIPKALPIGPFSTTNHFETFAGNLWPEDSTCLTWLDKQTPGSVIYVALGSTTMLSPNQVGELALGLELTALPFLWVVRSNMTDGSTAEFPKGFMERVADRAKLVQWAPQEKVLAHPSVSCFLSHCGWNSTMEGLTIGVPFLCWPYFADQFHNRTYICDVWKIGLGLEKDENGIITRNELSSKINTLLSSDEIKANSFQLKGVARKSVAEGGSSFKNFKGFIDQI